The Legionella lansingensis DNA window ATCGAAAATAAGCCTGAGCAAGTGCAAAGAGCAGTTTTAGCAGCAGACTTCACGTCTGAAGAATTCACTAAACTTTGCAAAAGCTTGCAAGAAATGGCACAGATTGCTTCTCCTGTGTCCGCATCTAATAATGAATTGCCGGGCGATGTTGCACCCTGGCGATTTTCTAATAAAGAGCTTATCGCTGCTAATATATCCCTACCGGGCACAAGATCGCAGGATCCTAAAGTAAGAATGAGAGAGATATCAGAGGCAGAAACAAGTAAGGGACCAAACCGCTAGACTTGTAAGACACTTGCTAGTAATTGCTGTGTATAAGAATGTTGTGGATGTTTTAAAATTTGCTCACAAGAACCAGCCTCTACTGCTTTCCCTTGATACATGACCAGTACATCGTCAGCGATATAAGAAACTACTCCCATGTTGTGAGTAATGAATAAATAGGATAAAGCCGTTTCTTGCTGTAGTGTTTTGAGCAAGTTGAGAATCTGAGCTTGCACAGAGACATCCAAAGCACTGGTCGGTTCATCACAAATGAGAAGTTCCGGCTCAGTGGCAAGAGCTCTAGCAATACAGATCCGTTGACGTTGTCCTCCTGAGAATTGATGAGGATAACGATGCATGCTATTGCGCGGTAGATTTACCTGCTCAAGTAGCATGTGTTGTTTCTTGCGAATCAAAGAAGAAGGGAAACCTTGCGCCAGCATACCCTCAGCCAAGATTTCCGCGACCGTCATGCGAGGATTCATGGAGGAAAAGGGATCCTGGAATATTATTTGGACTCTCTTGCGATAATCTCGTAGGCGCTCACCATGCAAGGCTCTCACATCTATATCTCGATAAGTGATCTTGCCAGCAGTAATCGGTAGTAAACGCAATAGTGCTCGACTCGCTGTGGTTTTTCCACAGCCAGACTCACCAACTAATGCTAATGTTTTGCCTTGGTATAAATCAAACGATAAACCATCAACAGCTTTTATCATTTCCGCGTTGCGGCTAAATAGTCTCCTTTGGGTAGTAAAATAAACTGCCAAATTTTTTACGGAAAGCAAGCGCTTATCACTTCCTAACTCAGTCTCCCAATCCTTCTCCTGGGCAGGTAAGGGGGGCGGCTTATCCAGATCTGGATATAAATGACAACGTACAATGCCTTTCTCCACCGGTTGCAATTGTGGCTCCACCTTATCGCAAACTGCAAAGGCGTGGGCACAACGAGGATGAAAGCGACAACCTGTTGGTAGCGCATCCAGAGTGGGCACAGCTCCCGGGATGGTTTGCAGGTGCTGATGACGTTTATTAAATGTTGGGAGGGAAGCAAGAAGTTGCTGGGAATAAGGATGTTTGACTTGAGTAAAAAAATTCTTTACGGTCGCTTGTTCGACAACTTGTCCTGCATATAAGACGCAGACCCGATCGGCGACTGCTTTTACTACACCCAAATCATGAGTAATCAGCAGCATACTCATATGATACTGTCGCTGTAATTTCTTAAGTAGGGTTAAAATTTGTGCTTGAATGGTTACGTCAAGGGCCGTTGTTGGCTCGTCTGCAATTAATATTTCTGGACTGCTCGCCAAAGCCATGGCGATGACCACCCTTTGTTTTTGGCCACCGGACAATTGGTGAGGGTATTGGCGCAGACGAAGATGGGGTTTCGGAATTTCTACTTCCTCAAGTAGTGCAATTAGACGCTCTTTTCGCTGTTGGCTAGTTAGTTTTTCGTTCTTTGGCAATGCTTCGGCCAATTGCTCGCCTATGGTTAATACAGGATTTAAGGCTGTCATCGGTTCTTGGAAAATCATTGCGAGCCGGCGTCCACGTATGTTTCTCATCATGGATTCCGGTAGCAGCAATAAATCACGACCTTTAACATTGATCTGGCTTGCATTTCCATAGACAGCATGGAGAGGTAAAAGCCGCATAAGAGCTAAGGACGTCAAAGACTTGCCGCAACCTGACTCACCCAAAAGAGCCAGAGTTTCCCCTGGGTGAAGAAAAAAACTCACATTATCCACAGCAATGATACGGTGCTCTGTTGTTTGAAAAGCCACAGTAAGTTGCTTAACATCAGCGAGTTTAGTCATGAGCAATGGAATAGATAAGAAAGCAACACTCTAGCAAGAGTCGATCTCATGAGCAACTAGACTCTACTGCAGCGAGTTTCGAAAGAAGTCTAATGATTAAAAATCAATCTCAAAGTATCTGGGGTCATAAGCATAACAATGCAAATAAAATTTTTGCTCATTTAATTCAACGCGTATTCGCAGCATATCTAGATTAGCAAGGAAGGGTTCTCTTACAAGATGACAGACACGGTATGTGCCACCAACAAAAACCAAATGATAGGCGGATAGTGTACTATCGTAGCTGTTTGGAAAACTATAATATTCACCATGTGGCTGTAGAACAACAGGTGGGCGAACAATAATAATTCTTTCTGCGGAATTAACGGTGCTAAATCCTAATAAAAAAAGACAGAGTAAATGGGTAATTATCCTTTTCACTATGTCTCTCCTTGAGAGAGTGTCACTGTACTCGTTTCATTTGCGTCCTATTGGTTTGTTAATTATAGCGCGAGTTAAATTTTTTTTTAGCAGGGCCGATATGATCATAGGGTATTTCATCTTGGTGATATCATGAAAGAAAAACATTATGCCTATAAAGTGATAAGCAAATCCTCCGGCCTGGTCTGCACGCAGGCGGAGTTCACAGAAGACAAGATGCTAGATTTATTAATAGATATTCAAAAGAATCGCTCTGAGGGTATTTATTGGATTTTAAAACAGCGAGACGATCAAGCCCAAGAGCCACTTTGTATTATCGATTGCTATCATAATCGAATTTATTACCATTATTCTGGTGAAGTAGAAGAGATTGCTACGACCATTAAAAAACTTAGTAAATAATCACCAGCTAATTCTCTGGATTTTTTAGCTTAATCGCATTGGATGCTGGCTCTCAGCGGCCAGATCAATCACCGGGGCAGGTACTCCTGGGGTAATAGCACTAGCTATCCCTCTTGCTATCTTATCAATCAAGCAAACACCTAGACAGCTTCCGCCTACAAAAGGTAAGAAGAAGAGACCATAGTATGTAGCTGTGGTGGTTGCTGTGGCTTCAGTGGCTTCCAAGAGCGGAGTTCCAATGATTAAATAAATCCCAGTAAAAAAGGTCCCACTCAAGCACATTAATGTTTTGCTAAAACAACGGTCTTTACTCAAGGAATCTTTCTTTTTATTGACCATCTCTTTACGTTTATTA harbors:
- a CDS encoding ABC transporter ATP-binding protein; protein product: MTKLADVKQLTVAFQTTEHRIIAVDNVSFFLHPGETLALLGESGCGKSLTSLALMRLLPLHAVYGNASQINVKGRDLLLLPESMMRNIRGRRLAMIFQEPMTALNPVLTIGEQLAEALPKNEKLTSQQRKERLIALLEEVEIPKPHLRLRQYPHQLSGGQKQRVVIAMALASSPEILIADEPTTALDVTIQAQILTLLKKLQRQYHMSMLLITHDLGVVKAVADRVCVLYAGQVVEQATVKNFFTQVKHPYSQQLLASLPTFNKRHQHLQTIPGAVPTLDALPTGCRFHPRCAHAFAVCDKVEPQLQPVEKGIVRCHLYPDLDKPPPLPAQEKDWETELGSDKRLLSVKNLAVYFTTQRRLFSRNAEMIKAVDGLSFDLYQGKTLALVGESGCGKTTASRALLRLLPITAGKITYRDIDVRALHGERLRDYRKRVQIIFQDPFSSMNPRMTVAEILAEGMLAQGFPSSLIRKKQHMLLEQVNLPRNSMHRYPHQFSGGQRQRICIARALATEPELLICDEPTSALDVSVQAQILNLLKTLQQETALSYLFITHNMGVVSYIADDVLVMYQGKAVEAGSCEQILKHPQHSYTQQLLASVLQV